One Salvia splendens isolate huo1 chromosome 12, SspV2, whole genome shotgun sequence genomic window carries:
- the LOC121757267 gene encoding uncharacterized protein LOC121757267 isoform X2 → MASAAASALTPFNSPLASSKSQLHQLRNPFLINIPKKHISVSCFAKLPEMEHFNNPSKLVVMLSNAQKKLWNMMPDSVKQFPWKKAETVALEEFLALVKEALKWYLLAYFAFSCLSDISYSISRNKELVIPLGLFVGIMTTKLFDEISRELMPDHQDGRFTWRLPSIAVFFVLVKAISTYLPGVNHLLMHAANGGLMQVLWNWKDIQKHDGDESSSDGSSSPVDAGN, encoded by the exons ATGGCGTCAGCGGCGGCGTCTGCACTCACTCCTTTTAATTCACCT CTCGCATCATCTAAAAGCCAACTGCATCAACTCCGCAATCCCTTTCTGATAAATATCCCGAAGAAACACATTTCAGTGTCCTGCTTTGCAAAATTGCCAGAGATGGAGCACTTCAACAACCCTTCTAAGCTCGTAGTCATGTTGAGTAATGCACAGAAGAAATTGTGGAACATGATGCCGGATTCAGTTAAACAATTTCCTTGGAAGAAAGCAGAGACTGTTGCGCTAGAAGAGTTTCTCGCCTTGGTGAAGGAGGCACTGAAGTGGTATCTGCTTGCATACTTTGCATTTAGCTGCCTATCTGATATCTCATATTCTATCTCTAGAAACAAAGAATTAGTTATCCCATTAGGTCTCTTTGTCGGAATCATGACAACCAAATTGTTCGATGAGATATCCCGAGAACTCATGCCTGACCACCAG GATGGACGCTTTACTTGGAGACTTCCGAGCATAGCTGTGTTCTTCGTTCTTGTGAAGGCTATATCAACATATTTGCCCGGAGTAAATCATCTTCTTATGCACGCTGCAAATGGCGGACTGATGCAGGTCCTGTGGAATTGGAAAGACATCCAGAAACACGATGGAG
- the LOC121757267 gene encoding uncharacterized protein LOC121757267 isoform X1, whose translation MNAYTIIFHGIDKGPSLFFHRIPAINLASVLASSKSQLHQLRNPFLINIPKKHISVSCFAKLPEMEHFNNPSKLVVMLSNAQKKLWNMMPDSVKQFPWKKAETVALEEFLALVKEALKWYLLAYFAFSCLSDISYSISRNKELVIPLGLFVGIMTTKLFDEISRELMPDHQDGRFTWRLPSIAVFFVLVKAISTYLPGVNHLLMHAANGGLMQVLWNWKDIQKHDGDESSSDGSSSPVDAGN comes from the exons ATGAATGCTTACACGATCATCTTCCATGGAATTGACAAGGGGCCTAGTTTGTTTTTCCATAGAATTCCAGCTATAAATCTGGCATCAGTG CTCGCATCATCTAAAAGCCAACTGCATCAACTCCGCAATCCCTTTCTGATAAATATCCCGAAGAAACACATTTCAGTGTCCTGCTTTGCAAAATTGCCAGAGATGGAGCACTTCAACAACCCTTCTAAGCTCGTAGTCATGTTGAGTAATGCACAGAAGAAATTGTGGAACATGATGCCGGATTCAGTTAAACAATTTCCTTGGAAGAAAGCAGAGACTGTTGCGCTAGAAGAGTTTCTCGCCTTGGTGAAGGAGGCACTGAAGTGGTATCTGCTTGCATACTTTGCATTTAGCTGCCTATCTGATATCTCATATTCTATCTCTAGAAACAAAGAATTAGTTATCCCATTAGGTCTCTTTGTCGGAATCATGACAACCAAATTGTTCGATGAGATATCCCGAGAACTCATGCCTGACCACCAG GATGGACGCTTTACTTGGAGACTTCCGAGCATAGCTGTGTTCTTCGTTCTTGTGAAGGCTATATCAACATATTTGCCCGGAGTAAATCATCTTCTTATGCACGCTGCAAATGGCGGACTGATGCAGGTCCTGTGGAATTGGAAAGACATCCAGAAACACGATGGAG